A genomic window from Sulfurospirillum arsenophilum NBRC 109478 includes:
- the neuB gene encoding N-acetylneuraminate synthase has product MSKVFIIAEAGVNHNGSLELAKKLIDVACVAGADAVKFQTFKADRLVSKRAQKAEYQKQTTDGAESQYDMIKKLELDLDTHKKLIAYCNQKNIMFLSTPFDHDSIDLLDSLGIEIFKIPSGEITNLPYLRAIGKLQKKIILSTGMADIGEIEDALDVLINAGTKKEHITILHANTEYPTPMEDVNLLAMQTIAQAFKVDIGYSDHTNGIEVPIAAVAMGASIIEKHFTLDKTMEGPDHKASLDPDELESMIKAIRNIEIALGNGLKKPSKSEIKNMPIARKSIITCKAIVKGERFCEENITIKRPGDGLSPMRWDEIIGTIATRDYAEDELV; this is encoded by the coding sequence ATGAGCAAAGTTTTTATCATCGCAGAAGCTGGGGTCAATCATAATGGTAGTTTAGAGTTAGCTAAAAAACTTATTGATGTGGCATGTGTTGCTGGGGCAGATGCTGTGAAGTTTCAAACGTTTAAAGCGGATAGGCTTGTTTCTAAAAGAGCACAAAAAGCTGAGTATCAAAAACAAACAACCGATGGTGCAGAATCTCAATATGACATGATTAAAAAGCTAGAACTTGATTTGGACACGCATAAAAAGCTTATTGCTTATTGCAATCAAAAAAATATCATGTTTTTATCAACACCTTTTGACCATGATAGCATTGATTTACTTGATAGTTTGGGAATTGAAATCTTTAAAATTCCAAGTGGAGAAATCACCAATCTTCCTTATCTGCGAGCTATTGGGAAACTTCAAAAAAAAATTATTCTTTCCACAGGTATGGCAGATATAGGTGAGATTGAGGATGCATTAGATGTGCTCATCAATGCTGGAACTAAAAAAGAGCATATTACGATCTTACATGCGAATACCGAATATCCAACACCTATGGAAGATGTCAATCTTCTTGCCATGCAAACGATAGCTCAAGCTTTTAAAGTTGATATTGGTTATTCTGACCATACCAATGGCATAGAAGTTCCTATTGCGGCGGTGGCAATGGGTGCCTCGATTATAGAAAAACACTTTACACTTGATAAGACCATGGAAGGACCTGACCATAAAGCTTCGCTAGACCCAGATGAGCTAGAATCCATGATAAAAGCGATACGAAATATTGAAATTGCTTTAGGAAACGGGCTCAAAAAACCGAGTAAGAGTGAGATAAAAAATATGCCAATTGCACGTAAATCTATCATTACGTGTAAAGCTATTGTCAAAGGTGAACGTTTTTGTGAAGAAAATATCACCATTAAACGTCCAGGGGATGGTTTAAGCCCTATGCGATGGGATGAGATTATCGGGACAATTGCGACAAGAGATTATGCTGAAGATGAGTTGGTATAG
- a CDS encoding acetyltransferase, with product MKEKIILIGGGGHCNAVIDVIEQEGKFDIVGIIDKKELVGKEVLGYKILGSDEDLEDLHKQYKYALITVGQIKSSEVRIKLFETLKRLGYTLPVIISPLAYVSKHSRLGEGTIIMHHALVNANAVIGKNCIINSKALIEHDAIIGDYCHISTGAIVNGGVQVKETTFYGSNSTCKEYTQVSGFVKAGSVVK from the coding sequence ATGAAAGAAAAAATTATCCTTATTGGTGGTGGTGGACACTGTAACGCAGTTATTGACGTCATTGAGCAAGAGGGAAAATTTGATATTGTCGGAATTATTGATAAAAAAGAGCTTGTAGGTAAAGAGGTTTTAGGTTATAAAATTTTGGGAAGTGATGAGGATTTGGAAGATTTACACAAACAGTATAAGTATGCACTTATCACTGTAGGACAAATCAAATCATCCGAAGTAAGAATCAAGCTTTTTGAAACGTTGAAACGTTTAGGGTACACGTTACCTGTGATTATTTCTCCTTTAGCGTATGTTTCAAAACATTCACGACTTGGAGAAGGTACCATTATTATGCACCATGCTTTGGTCAATGCAAATGCTGTGATAGGAAAAAATTGTATTATTAACAGTAAGGCGTTAATAGAGCATGACGCAATAATTGGAGACTATTGTCATATCTCAACGGGGGCTATTGTTAATGGTGGTGTTCAAGTAAAAGAAACTACTTTTTATGGAAGCAATTCTACATGTAAAGAGTATACGCAAGTGAGCGGTTTTGTAAAAGCAGGGAGTGTGGTTAAATGA
- a CDS encoding LegC family aminotransferase: MNDKIVQFIQNTFATKKFIPLHEPRFIGNEKKYLNDCIDSTFVSSVGAYVDRFEKEFALHVGSKYAIATVNGTAALHVSLVLMGVGKDDEVITQPLTFIATCNAITYCGATPIFVDVDRDTMGLSPDALHLFLNKNAEVKGNQCINKTTGKIIKACVPMHTFGHPCRIDEIKAICDEWHIALVEDAAESLGSYYKGQHTGTFGKVGAFSFNGNKIITSGGGGVVVTDDETLAKKAKHITTTAKVPHKWEFVHDEIGYNYRLPNLNAALLVAQLEQLDGFLENKRALAKLYEEFFQDSNISYVKEPKNSKSNYWLNAILLENKEQRDMFLEYTNSNGVMSRPIWTLMNKLEMFKACQCGDLSESLWLEERVVNIPSSVRV; this comes from the coding sequence ATGAATGACAAAATAGTACAATTTATCCAAAATACATTTGCTACAAAAAAGTTTATTCCTCTTCATGAGCCTCGTTTTATAGGGAATGAGAAAAAGTATCTTAACGATTGTATAGACTCTACATTTGTCTCAAGTGTTGGAGCATATGTCGATAGATTCGAAAAAGAATTTGCTTTACATGTAGGAAGTAAGTATGCCATAGCGACGGTAAATGGCACTGCAGCTTTACATGTAAGCTTAGTTTTGATGGGTGTTGGAAAAGATGATGAAGTCATTACGCAGCCTTTAACATTTATCGCTACATGTAATGCTATAACATATTGTGGGGCAACGCCTATTTTCGTAGATGTAGATAGGGATACGATGGGTTTATCTCCTGATGCTTTACATCTATTTTTAAATAAAAATGCCGAAGTAAAAGGGAATCAGTGTATTAATAAAACGACGGGGAAGATCATTAAAGCGTGTGTTCCTATGCACACTTTTGGTCATCCGTGTCGGATAGATGAGATAAAGGCCATTTGTGATGAATGGCATATCGCTTTGGTGGAAGATGCTGCAGAATCGCTTGGAAGTTACTACAAAGGCCAACATACCGGCACTTTTGGTAAAGTAGGTGCATTTAGTTTCAATGGCAATAAAATCATTACCAGTGGTGGTGGCGGTGTTGTCGTAACGGATGATGAAACTCTTGCCAAAAAAGCAAAACATATCACCACTACGGCAAAAGTACCTCATAAATGGGAATTTGTACATGATGAAATAGGCTATAACTATCGTTTGCCAAATTTAAATGCTGCTCTTTTGGTCGCTCAACTTGAGCAATTGGATGGATTTTTAGAAAATAAAAGAGCATTAGCAAAATTATACGAAGAATTTTTTCAAGACTCAAATATAAGCTATGTCAAAGAGCCTAAAAATTCAAAGTCAAATTATTGGCTTAATGCAATTTTGCTTGAAAATAAAGAGCAAAGAGATATGTTTTTAGAATATACCAATAGTAATGGCGTGATGAGTCGTCCTATTTGGACGCTGATGAATAAATTAGAGATGTTTAAAGCGTGCCAGTGTGGTGATTTATCAGAGTCGCTTTGGCTTGAAGAAAGAGTTGTTAATATTCCTAGTTCGGTGAGAGTATGA
- a CDS encoding NAD-dependent epimerase/dehydratase family protein, with product MKKVLVTGGAGYIGSVLVKLLLERGYFVRVLDNLSFGGESIVELLNNNSFEFVKGDIRNEEDLKIALKDIDYVAHLASIVGDPACAVNPSLTRDINVDGAKLTYDIANKMGVKRFVFASTCSNYGKMSDANAYVDETSELKPVSLYAETKVEFENYLLSQNRNNITKPTCLRFSTVYGLSPRIRFDLTVNEFTKELAMGRELVIFGEQFWRPYCHVLDLSRGVLAVFEADLDKVEFNVFNVGDTNENYQKQMIVDEIKKQLPEAKVKYVQKNEDPRDYRVSFEKIKNELGFKITKTVPDGIRQIIQVVKSGFLENPDDQKYKNI from the coding sequence ATGAAAAAAGTTTTAGTAACAGGTGGCGCTGGTTATATTGGTAGCGTATTGGTAAAATTGTTATTAGAAAGAGGTTATTTTGTAAGAGTTCTTGATAATTTGTCTTTTGGTGGAGAGTCTATTGTTGAACTACTCAATAATAATAGCTTTGAGTTTGTAAAAGGTGATATTAGAAATGAAGAAGATTTGAAAATCGCTTTAAAAGATATAGATTATGTTGCTCATTTAGCGTCTATTGTTGGTGATCCAGCATGTGCAGTAAATCCTAGTTTAACAAGAGACATCAATGTAGATGGTGCAAAATTGACTTATGATATTGCTAATAAAATGGGGGTTAAAAGATTTGTCTTTGCTTCAACATGTAGTAATTATGGGAAAATGTCAGATGCAAATGCCTATGTAGATGAAACATCAGAATTAAAACCAGTTTCGCTTTATGCAGAAACAAAAGTGGAATTTGAAAACTATCTTTTGTCTCAAAACCGTAATAATATTACAAAACCAACTTGTTTGAGATTTTCAACAGTGTATGGATTGTCTCCAAGGATTAGATTTGACTTGACTGTTAATGAATTTACCAAAGAGTTAGCTATGGGTAGAGAATTGGTCATTTTTGGAGAACAATTTTGGAGACCTTATTGTCATGTTTTAGATTTGTCGAGAGGTGTTTTAGCTGTTTTTGAAGCTGACCTTGATAAAGTAGAGTTTAATGTATTTAATGTTGGCGATACAAATGAAAATTATCAGAAGCAAATGATTGTTGATGAAATTAAAAAGCAACTGCCAGAAGCTAAAGTAAAATATGTACAAAAAAATGAAGATCCCCGAGATTATCGTGTTTCTTTTGAAAAAATAAAAAATGAATTAGGATTTAAGATTACCAAAACAGTGCCAGATGGTATTCGACAAATTATCCAAGTAGTTAAGAGTGGTTTTCTTGAAAATCCAGATGACCAAAAGTATAAAAACATTTAA
- a CDS encoding acylneuraminate cytidylyltransferase family protein: MNIAFIPARCGSKSIPFKNIKDFCGKPLLYWNIKALVESKIIDKIVVATDCKKIKEIVEGFNFSSVEVYDRDVENAVDTSSTESVMLEFLHKKTFSLEDNFFLVQATSPLTTSEDFKSAFELFNAEKADSLLTCVKLKKFFWTPEGIPINYDYKNRPRRQDFDGILAENGAFYINKVGNILRDKNRLSGKIAVYEMSEENMYEIDEPNDWVILEGLMQQRENVHFE, translated from the coding sequence ATGAATATAGCATTTATACCAGCAAGATGTGGAAGTAAATCGATCCCTTTTAAAAATATAAAAGATTTTTGTGGCAAACCTCTTTTATATTGGAATATTAAAGCTTTGGTGGAATCAAAGATTATTGATAAGATTGTAGTGGCAACAGATTGCAAAAAGATTAAAGAAATTGTTGAGGGATTTAATTTTTCAAGTGTTGAAGTGTACGACAGAGATGTTGAAAATGCAGTAGATACTTCAAGTACAGAATCTGTAATGTTGGAATTTTTACATAAAAAAACTTTTTCACTAGAGGATAATTTTTTTCTTGTTCAAGCGACCTCTCCGCTAACAACAAGTGAAGATTTTAAATCGGCATTTGAACTGTTTAATGCCGAAAAGGCGGATAGTTTACTCACGTGTGTCAAATTAAAAAAGTTTTTTTGGACACCTGAGGGTATACCTATCAACTATGATTATAAAAATCGCCCTAGAAGGCAAGATTTTGATGGTATTTTGGCAGAAAATGGAGCTTTTTATATCAATAAAGTAGGCAATATTTTAAGGGATAAAAATAGGCTTAGTGGCAAAATAGCAGTTTATGAAATGTCTGAAGAAAATATGTATGAAATAGATGAGCCAAATGATTGGGTAATTTTAGAAGGACTAATGCAACAAAGAGAGAATGTTCATTTTGAATAG
- a CDS encoding mannose-1-phosphate guanylyltransferase, whose product MTNIILCGGSGTRLWPISHRCMPKQFIKFFYNEETQKTESLFDKTLKRNRQICDSIFLVANKEQLGIIKAELGQTLIGKILVEPIGRNTAPAIALACMCLPSDEIVLVTPSDHLIKNEKVYDDVIKRVKELATNGNLVTFGINPHYPEIGYGYIESNGEDVVSFREKPSLEKAKEYIQQGNYYWNSGIFCFKAGVFLEELQKYAPTIYESSLIAFEAKEILQDTIYINEEKMSAIPEDSIDYAVMEKSSLIKVVFADMEWSDLGSFESLYNELPKDNNNNTCCSAHISVNAHNNFIATSSQKPIITIDVDDLIIVESSKAVFVSKKGSSGKVKEIMGFLKTNGLY is encoded by the coding sequence TTGACCAATATTATTTTATGTGGCGGTAGCGGAACGAGACTTTGGCCTATAAGTCATAGATGTATGCCAAAGCAGTTTATTAAATTTTTTTACAACGAAGAGACACAAAAAACAGAGTCGTTATTTGATAAAACGCTAAAGCGAAATAGGCAAATATGTGATAGTATTTTTCTCGTAGCCAACAAAGAACAACTAGGTATTATCAAAGCTGAATTAGGACAAACGCTGATAGGTAAAATTTTAGTTGAACCAATAGGTCGAAATACGGCACCTGCAATAGCTTTAGCTTGTATGTGTTTGCCCTCTGATGAGATAGTTTTGGTAACTCCCTCAGACCATCTTATCAAAAATGAAAAAGTATATGATGATGTTATCAAAAGAGTCAAAGAATTAGCCACCAATGGAAATTTAGTCACTTTTGGCATTAACCCGCACTATCCAGAAATTGGTTATGGGTATATCGAATCCAATGGTGAAGATGTCGTCTCTTTTAGAGAAAAACCAAGTTTAGAAAAAGCTAAAGAGTATATACAACAGGGGAATTATTATTGGAATAGTGGAATTTTTTGCTTTAAAGCGGGAGTTTTTTTAGAAGAACTTCAAAAATATGCCCCTACAATTTATGAAAGTTCACTTATCGCTTTTGAAGCTAAAGAGATATTACAAGATACTATTTATATCAATGAAGAAAAAATGAGTGCTATTCCTGAAGATAGTATAGATTATGCAGTAATGGAAAAATCGTCTTTGATAAAAGTTGTTTTTGCAGATATGGAATGGTCTGATTTGGGTAGTTTTGAATCTTTGTATAATGAGTTACCAAAAGATAACAATAACAATACTTGTTGTAGTGCACATATTAGTGTTAATGCGCACAATAATTTTATTGCTACAAGTAGCCAAAAACCTATTATTACAATTGATGTTGATGATTTAATTATTGTCGAAAGTAGCAAAGCAGTGTTTGTTTCAAAAAAAGGATCTTCAGGCAAAGTGAAAGAGATCATGGGATTTTTAAAAACTAATGGATTGTATTAA
- the gmd gene encoding GDP-mannose 4,6-dehydratase, which produces MKKAIVTGITGQDGAYLSQLLLNKGYEVYGTYRRTSSENFWRIEELGIKGHENLKLVEYDLTDQANSMRLIDTIRPDEVYNLAAQSFVAVSFEQPLTTSHISGLGAVHLLEAIRLVNHKIKFYQASTSEMFGKVQEVPQTEKTPFYPRSPYGVAKLYAHWMTINYRESYNIFGASGILFNHESPLRGKEFVTRKITDSVAKIKLGLQDCLELGNLDAKRDWGYAKDYVEGMHLMLQAPTPDTYILATNRTESVRDFLTMAFKAADIALDFRGKDENEIAIDVKTGKEVARVNPKFYRPAEVDLLIGDASKAKKELNWEAKTTLEELCYLMVEADMRRNKDGNSF; this is translated from the coding sequence ATGAAAAAAGCAATTGTAACTGGTATTACAGGGCAAGATGGAGCATACCTTAGTCAGCTTCTCCTTAATAAGGGATATGAAGTTTATGGAACTTATAGACGAACCAGTTCTGAAAATTTTTGGAGAATTGAAGAACTTGGAATCAAAGGTCATGAAAATCTAAAATTAGTTGAATATGATTTGACTGATCAAGCCAATTCTATGAGATTGATTGATACTATCCGTCCAGATGAAGTCTACAATCTTGCTGCTCAGAGTTTTGTTGCAGTTTCTTTTGAACAACCTTTGACTACATCGCATATTTCAGGCCTTGGTGCAGTACATTTATTAGAAGCTATTAGGCTTGTTAATCATAAAATTAAATTTTACCAGGCTTCAACATCTGAAATGTTTGGAAAAGTTCAAGAAGTTCCACAAACTGAAAAAACACCCTTTTATCCAAGAAGTCCTTATGGTGTGGCAAAGCTTTATGCCCATTGGATGACTATAAATTATCGTGAATCTTACAATATTTTTGGTGCAAGCGGAATACTTTTTAACCATGAATCTCCACTAAGAGGGAAAGAGTTTGTCACACGAAAAATTACTGATAGTGTTGCAAAAATAAAGCTAGGGTTACAAGATTGTTTAGAATTAGGCAATTTGGACGCAAAAAGAGATTGGGGTTATGCGAAGGATTATGTCGAGGGAATGCATTTGATGCTACAAGCACCAACTCCAGATACCTATATTTTGGCGACCAATAGAACAGAATCAGTCAGAGACTTTTTAACAATGGCGTTTAAGGCTGCTGATATAGCTTTGGATTTTCGTGGAAAAGATGAAAATGAAATCGCAATTGATGTCAAGACTGGCAAAGAAGTTGCTCGAGTAAATCCAAAATTTTATAGACCTGCAGAGGTAGATTTGTTAATAGGCGATGCGTCTAAAGCGAAAAAAGAGTTAAACTGGGAAGCAAAAACGACATTAGAAGAGTTGTGTTACCTTATGGTTGAAGCGGATATGCGAAGAAATAAAGATGGCAACTCTTTTTAG
- a CDS encoding N-acetylneuraminate synthase family protein has translation MNYYNSGKLDKIFNNEETKSYIIAEIGINHNGSFEEAIKLIDASVLAGADAVKFQKRDLEAIYSEKILNDANSEEWNFEYLIPLLRDCELSHEDYRKIRVYCNEQKIDLIITPFDEKSADFVGELGVSGFKIASADMTNIELIKKANSYGRPLLISTGMWEEKDIRKCAILYKKNMVKYMFLLSQSTYPAPYENLNLKFVDVLQEISGFVAGYSGHERGVFIPVACVAMGFKVIEKHITFDQNQAGPDHKASILPAEFKQMVEEIRSLESALTSKKVVNQAEILNKEAFAKSAVPIRDLPVGHVLIRNDVVFKSPGKGIFSHEIEDYFGKVLRNEVKKDCYINSTDFGDIVKIEEWEKFSFTKDWGIKCRFHDYEKYRVLNSPIVEFHCSETDLNVDFRPSKISNSQMILHAPEIFNRKLVDICSQDKAIVDESLDIIQRSIEKTLELSKYFPNAKPKMVVHLGGMFLNQKELCDTRFLTEEAIRNFEKLRFDKDKIDILPENLPPRPWYLGGEWFQHGFMLADDMELFCNHFGFKMTYDVCHAQLYCNLFNVDLKEYTKKIMPFVGHVHISDAYGNNGEGVQIDEGCIDFDGLFSEMENYQFSWVSEIWSGHLHEGAGTYECMKRLKKYAGKL, from the coding sequence GTGAACTATTATAACAGTGGTAAATTGGATAAAATTTTTAATAACGAAGAGACTAAAAGCTATATTATTGCAGAAATTGGCATTAATCATAATGGCAGTTTCGAAGAGGCTATCAAGCTTATTGACGCTTCTGTATTGGCTGGGGCAGATGCAGTTAAATTTCAGAAAAGAGATTTAGAGGCGATCTATTCAGAAAAGATTTTGAATGATGCCAATAGTGAAGAGTGGAATTTTGAATATCTTATTCCGTTGCTACGGGATTGTGAATTAAGTCATGAAGATTATCGTAAGATTAGAGTGTATTGTAATGAGCAAAAGATTGATTTAATTATTACACCTTTTGATGAAAAGTCTGCAGATTTTGTAGGTGAATTAGGTGTCAGTGGTTTTAAAATTGCTTCTGCTGATATGACCAATATCGAATTAATAAAAAAAGCAAACTCTTATGGTCGACCATTACTTATTTCTACGGGAATGTGGGAAGAAAAAGATATACGAAAATGTGCCATACTGTACAAAAAAAATATGGTTAAATATATGTTTTTACTATCACAATCTACCTATCCAGCACCCTATGAAAATCTAAATTTAAAATTTGTAGATGTTTTGCAAGAGATTTCAGGCTTTGTTGCAGGTTATTCTGGACATGAAAGAGGTGTTTTTATACCAGTAGCATGTGTCGCTATGGGCTTTAAGGTAATTGAAAAACATATTACATTTGATCAAAATCAAGCTGGGCCAGATCATAAAGCTTCTATCCTTCCTGCTGAATTTAAGCAGATGGTTGAAGAGATTAGGTCACTTGAGAGTGCATTGACTTCAAAAAAAGTTGTTAATCAAGCAGAAATTTTAAATAAAGAGGCCTTTGCAAAATCAGCAGTACCGATAAGAGACTTACCTGTAGGACATGTGCTTATTAGAAATGATGTAGTGTTTAAATCACCAGGAAAAGGTATTTTTTCTCATGAGATAGAGGACTATTTTGGGAAAGTTCTTAGAAATGAAGTAAAGAAAGATTGTTATATTAATAGTACAGATTTTGGAGATATTGTCAAAATAGAAGAGTGGGAAAAATTCTCTTTTACCAAAGATTGGGGAATAAAATGTAGATTTCATGATTATGAAAAATACCGCGTTTTAAATAGTCCAATTGTTGAATTTCACTGTTCAGAAACAGATTTAAATGTTGATTTTAGACCTAGTAAGATTTCAAATTCACAAATGATTTTACATGCACCTGAGATTTTCAATAGAAAACTTGTTGATATATGCTCACAAGACAAAGCAATTGTTGACGAATCTCTCGATATTATTCAGAGAAGCATAGAAAAAACTTTAGAATTATCGAAGTATTTCCCAAATGCAAAACCTAAAATGGTAGTTCATCTTGGTGGAATGTTTTTAAATCAAAAAGAGCTTTGTGATACACGATTTTTAACAGAAGAAGCTATAAGAAATTTTGAAAAATTACGTTTTGATAAAGATAAAATAGATATTTTGCCAGAAAACTTGCCTCCTCGTCCTTGGTATTTGGGTGGAGAGTGGTTTCAGCATGGCTTTATGTTAGCAGATGATATGGAGTTATTTTGTAATCATTTTGGTTTTAAGATGACATATGATGTATGTCATGCGCAACTTTATTGCAATTTGTTTAATGTGGATTTAAAAGAATATACTAAAAAAATTATGCCTTTTGTTGGGCATGTTCATATCTCTGATGCTTATGGCAATAATGGAGAAGGTGTCCAAATAGATGAAGGTTGCATAGACTTTGATGGGCTATTCTCAGAGATGGAAAACTATCAATTCTCTTGGGTTTCTGAGATATGGAGTGGGCATTTGCATGAAGGTGCTGGAACGTACGAATGTATGAAGCGATTGAAAAAGTACGCTGGAAAATTATAA
- a CDS encoding CBS domain-containing protein, with protein sequence MLKNLTISCYATVIEAIKRIDLNRKKFLLIVDDHNALVGILTDGDIRRLLIDGHNLNKEIAYNQDIIKITLDDDFNTLIELFKSEKITFIPIVDKENKLINVITKKQFHIMLLKDYAFDLLQVANIEEEELDYEIVSKPWGFYKSTLLAQHVQSKVVTLFPNEELSLQKHKQREEHWIITKGFAEITLEESKFLAETGRYIYIPTGCKHKIKNVSNSQNLIITEVQLGEYFGEDDIIRYEDKYGRIQK encoded by the coding sequence ATGCTTAAAAATCTTACCATTAGTTGTTATGCTACAGTTATAGAAGCTATCAAGCGAATAGATTTGAATAGGAAGAAGTTTCTTTTAATTGTCGATGATCATAACGCTTTAGTAGGTATTTTAACAGATGGAGATATCAGAAGGTTACTTATTGATGGGCATAATTTAAATAAAGAGATTGCTTACAACCAAGATATCATTAAAATTACTCTTGATGATGATTTTAATACTCTTATAGAGCTTTTTAAATCTGAAAAAATTACCTTTATTCCCATAGTTGACAAGGAGAATAAACTTATCAATGTCATCACCAAAAAGCAATTTCATATTATGTTGTTAAAAGATTATGCTTTTGATTTATTGCAAGTGGCAAATATAGAAGAAGAAGAGCTTGACTATGAAATTGTTTCCAAGCCTTGGGGCTTTTATAAGAGTACGCTTTTAGCACAACATGTACAGTCAAAAGTCGTTACATTGTTTCCCAATGAAGAGTTAAGCCTTCAAAAACATAAGCAAAGAGAAGAGCATTGGATTATCACTAAAGGCTTTGCTGAGATAACTTTAGAGGAGTCTAAATTTCTTGCAGAAACGGGTAGATATATCTATATTCCTACTGGGTGTAAGCATAAAATAAAAAATGTTTCTAATTCTCAAAACCTGATCATTACCGAAGTTCAATTGGGCGAATATTTTGGTGAAGATGATATTATTAGATACGAAGACAAATATGGCAGGATTCAAAAGTGA